Below is a genomic region from Geoglobus acetivorans.
TTTAATGCCCTCACCCTGAGAATAACCACCGATGCCCGCCTTTGAAACCACCCGGTGGCACGGAACGATTACCGGCACCAGATTCATTCTGAGAGCCACACCCACAGCCCTCGGAGACGTTCCCACCTTTTCTGCGATTGAAGAATAGCTTTCAACCATTCCGAAAGGTATTGATCTGACAACTCTCAAAACCCTCTCGGAAAACGGTGTTGGGTAGCGAACGTTTACATCGTCGAAATCTACCGCCCTGCCCTTAAAGTAACGTTCAAGTCTCTTTTTCAGATTATATGCGAATTCGGATTCAACCGACTCCTCCACACTCTCCCCAGTAAACCATGCCTCCAAAACCATCCCGTCTTTCAGACGGGCAACAAAATTCCAGCTCCACTCAACCACAATGGTTTCAGAAGTCAGTGTTCGCAATCTCTCTTATCCTCCTCACGCCGTCGATCTCCTCAATAACCTCGACGACCGGCTTCGGGACCAGGTCTTCCCACCTCTCCCCGGAGATCATCCTTCTCCTTATCTCGGTTCCATGGTACTCCATCCTGTTGAACATCCTCGTTCGCCTGACCTCAAAACCAGCCTCCCTGAAAAGCCTGATCACAAGAGGATTGTTGCTGTAGATGACGTCAAAATAGGGAGTCATTGAAACTACATGACTCACCCACAGGCTGTTCCTGTAAACGTCCTCAAGTGGCACTATGTAAACCTTCTGCCCCGGATCTTTGATCTCTCCCACCGCCCTGTCAACCATCATTATTCTTTCTCCTGCAGTAAACGGGTTCTCTATGGTATGGCTTTCCTGAGCGCTTCCAATACCTATGACAACCTCATCCACTTCCGAAAAAATTTCCCTCAGGACTTCGTGATGCCCAAGATGATATGGCTGAAATCTGCCAATAAAAAATGCTCTCATGTCTTTTTCCTCACAACCCTTACAATGTCGTCCTGAAGCTTTCGTCCCGTTCTGCTCTCCCATTCCTCTATCGGTATTCCGTATTTAGCCTGTATCTTATCCCTGTAAACCTCGGGAATCACATTGAAGGCACAGAACGGGATTATTCTGCCGTCCGGGGTGCCATAGTGTATCTCGCACCTCCTCACCCTCGATATGTCGTAGTTGTAGAGATCCATGAAATGCATCATGCCGATGAAGAGAGCATCCATGTGGAACTTCCCGAGAGAGGAGTAGTCATGCCTCACAAGAATGTCGAACAGTATTCTGCTCAGATCAAAGGGTGCCTTGGAGGAGTCCACGAACTTCCTGAGATCAATGATTCCTTTAAGGGTTCTGATCGTTTTCATCCTGCTCTTGCCAATTTCCTCAGCTTTTTCGTTCAGATACTCAAACAAACCTTCCACATCAACGATTCTGGTTATTGGAACCATTTTTCCATCAATCTTGAAAACATAAGTCGCCATTCCGCAGGCAAAATGTGTTGTCAGCTCGTACTGGGGATTTCCGGTAATGGCCTCAACGAAGTGGGAAATGGGAGACACGCTCGGGACAGGATAGAAGTCCTCCCTCGCTATCTCCCCTCCAGTCTGCTCCTCTATCTTCTTTATTGCATCAGGTATGGTTATCCTGATCTTCTCTCTCTCCTTTCTCGGAACGCTGCCCGTAATGCTCACGGGCTGGAAGTTAACACCCCTGACAATATCGATGTTATCAAAACCAAAGCGGATGATGTCTCCAAGCTGATTATCGTTCACGCCCCTTATAACTGTCGGAACGAGCACCACACCCAGATTTGCCTTTCTGCAATTTTCAAGAACACCTGGCACATCATAATGGTTTTTCTGATTCGTTTCTGGATCAACACCATCGAAAGAGAGATACAGGGTATTCACTCCTGCCTCTCTAAGTTTCAAGGCCAGATCAGGATCCCTCGCCAGCCGGACACCGTTTGAGTTCAGCTGGATGTGATCTATGCCCTCGGCCTTTATTGCCCTTATGATGTCCACGAGGTCATCCCTGAGCGTTGGTTCTCCTCCGGTAAGCTGGACGGCGTTGGCTCCAACGGGCTTCATGTTCTTCGCCTTTCTGACTATTTCCACAATCTGATCTATGGTCGGCTCGTAAACGTATCCCGCTTTTTTAGCGTAAAAGAAGCAGTACCAGCACGCAAGATCACACCTGTTGGTAAGAACGATGTTGAGGAGAGCGGTATGACTCTTATGCCCCACACAGAGACCACAGGTAAACGGACAGTCGAAACCATCGACAGTTGGGGTCTCGATCCCGTGTCCATCATGGGCATATTTCATCGCCCTGCTGAACATCCTGCTGTCTCCCCAGTAGACATCCTCAAAATCCCCGTGGTCAGGGCACGTTTTGCTGATCGTCACCCTCCCGTTTTCTTCATACACTCTTGCATCGATTATCCTTAAACATTCAGGACAGAGTGATTTTGTCAGGTAATCAACTTTACTCATTCGTTCACCTCCAATAATATTCAAACATCTTTATCGAAAAGGATATATCAACATTTCGTATCCGAGTCTTATGCTTGAAATCCTGCTTACAGCTATCTGGATTCTCCTTCCCGCATATACTCCCAATAATTTCGCAGTCATAACCGGTGGTGGAAAACCAATCGATCTGGGGAAAAACTTTGTGGATGGTAGAAGGATCCTCGGAAATGGAAAAACATTCAGGGGATTCCTCGGTGGTCTTGCAGGAGGCTTGCTGACAGGAGTTATACAGTACAGAATCGAACTCCTCTTCGGATTTTCCGTGTTCTCGGCAATCCCGTTTTTATCAGCCCTTCAGTTATTTTTTCTCCTGTCATTCGGCTCTCTTTTAGGAGATATTGCTGGCAGTTTCATAAAAAGAAGGATAGGTATCGAAAGAGGAGATAAAGCTCCCCTGCTCGACCAGCTCGATTTTCTTGTGGTGGCATACCTGATGGCCACTCTTCATGAAAGCTTCTGGGAAATATTCACTCCTGAAACAATCGTTGCTGGAATAATAATTACGCCTCTCCTTCACCGCCTCATAAACTACATGGCATACCTGCTGAGACTCAAAAACGTCCCCTGGTGAGACTCAGCTGAAAAACACCGCCAGCTTCAAAAGCACAAAAGATATATTGAAAAGGGGTTACCGGAGTAGTATGAATCCCTACAGGGTTCTCGCCGTCGGAATCGTGGCCAATATCGGAATAGCAGCAATAAAAATAATCACAGGTATTCTCTATTCCAGCCTCGCGCTAATCTCTGATGGGATTCACTCAATCTCAGATATCCTCGGAACATCAATAGGCTACATAGGGGTAAGGATATCCTCCAAACCGCCCGACAAAACTCACCCTTTCGGGCACTCAAGATTCGAACCTCTTTTTGCATTCATCATAGGCGTAATACTGATCCTAACAGCCTATGAAATTGGTAGAGAGGCTCTGAAAAGGATTTCGTCTGCAGAATTTATTCAGGTCAATGAGATCATGCTCGGAGTGGTGATATTCTCGATAGTGTCCAAGGAGGCGCTGACCCAGTACACGCTCAGGGCGGGGAAGAGACTCAACAACCAGATTCTGATAGCAGATGCATATCACCACAGAAGTGACGTTCTCAGCAGCATCGCCGTTTTGGCAGGCCTTCTCTTCCAGAAATTCGGGTTCATCTATGGAGATTCGCTCGCAGGAATTGCAGTGGCGGCGATGATAGCAAAAGCGGCATTTGAGATCATGGAGAAAAACATACACTACCTCACCGGAATGTGCCCGGCTGAGGAGACTCTGGAAAAAATAAAGGATGCTGCAGAGAGCGTGGATGGTGTGGAAGGCATACACGACCTCAGAGCGCATTACGTCGGGAAGGACCTTCAGGTGGACATACACATTGAGGTCTCAGAAGACAAAACGCTCAAAGAGGCACATGACATCGGGACAGAGGTGAAGAAGAGGCTGAGAGAAATTGAAGAGGTAGGCGAGGCTTTCGTCCACATCGACATTTCTGGCGAGAATGATGGCAAAATTTAACATGTTTCTCCGATACTTGTAAGTCATGAAACGAATTAATTCGGAAGATGTGCCAAAGGCCGGGCCGTACAGCCATGCTGTTGAGGCAGGAAAGCTAATATTTCTTTCCGGCCAGATACCGCCGGATGACGTTAAAAACGCCGAATTCGAAGAAAAGGTCGAAAAAACTCTGAAAAATGTCGGAAAAATTCTTGCATCTGCCGGAGCAGACTTCAGCCAGGTCGTAAAGGTAACCGTTTATCTTAGAGATGTCAGCAAGTTCGGGAGATTCAATGAGATTTACAGACAATACTTCCCCCACGAGCCGGCCAGATCAGTCGTTGAAGTATCCGCACTGCCAAAAGATGCGGAGCTGATGATCGAAGTCATTGCTCTCAAAGAGGATTAGAGTCTCACCGCTACACCATTCTCGCTCAGATATTTTTTCAGCTCAGCAATCCCGATTTCTCTGAAATGAAAAACGCTTGCAGCAAGGGCCGCATCCGCCATACCGTCCTCAAAGGCTTCAAGAAAATGCCCGGGCTTACCTGCACCGCCTGAAGCTATCACAGGTATGCTGACCTCCTCGCTGATCTTTCTCGTTATAGGGATGTCATAACCATCCTTCGTCCCATCACGATTCATAGACGTGAGCAGAATCTCTCCCGCCCCCAGCTCCTCAACCTTCTTCGCCCATTCCACTGCATCAATCCCTGTCGGTTTCCTTCCGCCATAGATAACCACCTCATACCATGCTTCACTGCCATCCTCAAGCTCCACCACGTACTTTCCCCTGCTCAGGTCGAAATTTCTCCTGCAGTCTATGGCAACAACTATGCACTGCGACCCGAAGATTCTCGCAGATTCCCGCACGAGTTCTGGATTCTTTACTGCTGAAGTGTTTATTGAAACCTTGTCCGCTCCGGAACTCAGCATCAGATTGATATCCTCGACGCTTTTAATCCCTCCACCGACCGTGAAGGGTATGAAGACCTCCTCAGCGGTTCTCTCCACAACATCAACCATCGTTTTCCTGCCGTGAGCTGAGGCAGTAATGTCAAGAAAAACAAGCTCGTCAGCTCCTTCCTCATCATATCTCTTTGCCATCTCAACGGGGTCTCCTGCATCCCTGAGATTTACAAACTCCACTCCCTTAACAACCCTTGCCCCCTTTTCATCAAGGGTTACATCCAGACAGGGAATAATCCTCTTGGTCAACATGCTAATACCTTACCTCAAACTTATCAAACTCGCCTGTGTAGTCTTCTTCCTCAATCTCAAGCCCGGTAACCTTGGCCAGCCTAGGGCCCTCTTTCAGTGCTGAGATGAATTTATCGAGAGTCTTTTCATCACCCTCTGCAACAACCAAAACACGGCCATCAGGAAGGTTTGCAACATACCCTCTAATTCCGAGTTCGTTGGCCCTCTGCCTGGTAAAGTATCTGAAACCCACACCCTGAACCACACCGCTAACGTGAATCTTCAACCTTTTCATACCACTCAAAAGCTGTTTTGCTAAAAAGATAAATGTTTTGCAAATCCACCGGCCTGAACAGACATCAGCAGTGAAGCGGTTTTGCAGTCAGATGCAAAAGACCCACACCATTATCTCAAACCTGCACAGACATTAAACCATGCTTGGATACAAAAAGACAGTTAACCTCAGTTTTGAAGAGGCCGTGAGAAAGGCAAGGGAGAAGCTTGCTGAAAACGGTTTCGGGATATTGTGTGAGATAGACGTGAGAAAAACGATAAAGGAAAAAACAGGTGAGGATTTCGACAATTACATCATTCTCGGAGCATGCAACCCCCATTACGCCAGCCAAGCCCTCAGGGCTGACAGAGACTTCGGATTGCTGATGCCCTGCAATGTCGTTGTTTACGAGGAAAATGGCAGGGTCGTTGTTTCGGCCGTGGCTCCCCTGAAACTTGCAGAGCAGTTTGGAAACGAGGAAGTGATGGAGGTTGCCAGCACAGTAGAAGAGAAACTCAAAAAAGTAATTGATTCGATTTAACCCTCTTCTCTCCCTGTGTAACTTATTATTTTTACCCTTTCTTCGGTTATCAGACCCTCCCTGACTATTTCTGCCAGCATTGGTTTTATTCTCTCGATTTTATCAACATCATCGACAATCTCGATGACAACGGGAAGGTCGGCCGAAAGCCTCAGTATGGATGAGTTGTGAATCACACTCGATTTTCCATAACCGAGCATACCCCTCAAAACGGTTGTCCCGGCTATACCTTCTTTCCTGCAGAATTCGACAATATACCTGTACAGGGGCTTGCCCTCATACCTGTCGCTCTCACCTATGTAAATCCTGAGAAGAATACCCTCTCTCACATTACCATCCTCCAGAGTGCAAGAGCAAATGCTCTTCCTGCATATACAGCAGCAATGCATCCCGCAACATTCAGCAGGACATTTGCGAGGAAATATATGAGATTTCCCTCAGAAAGCAGGCGGAAAGATTCATAGCTGAATGTGGACATCGTTGTGAATGATCCGAGAAAACCTATTGCAATGAAAGCTCTGACTTCCTGAGAGAAGAGGCCAAAATATTCCGAAGAGAACATGAAGAATCCGAGAAAGAAGCTACCAATAACGTTAACTCCAAGAGTGCCGGCGGGAAAATACCTGCCATTCTGAATCAGGCCTGAAAGCACGTATCTGGCAAGCGCTCCAAACATACCACCGAGAGCCACGTAAGCTGGAAGCACATCCAGGCGTGATATGGTCAAACTTATAAAGGTTTCCCGCTTCACACCACCTCAAGCAGGTAGTACCATTCTCTCTTCTCCTCTGCCCTCATCACTCTCAGAACTCTGAAACCATCAAATTTCGCTTCCTTTCCTTTGGAAACAAAGAGAATCCTACCTCCTTTTCTCAGTTTGGGAAGAAACCTACTGAGAGCCTTCAGGGAAGAGTCCGGCTCAAGAGTCAAATCACACAGAATCAGGTCAATTTCCGGCAGGAGTGAAATATCGAAAGAGAAGGCATCTGCAATGAAAACTCTGATGTTTTTCCTTTCCCTACCAACATTCCTCAGAGCTTCCTCAAATTCCCTGCTGAACTCGATTCCAATTACCGTCCCTGCCCTCTCGCTTGCATACATCAGAAAACCTCCAGCACTGCTTCCCAGATCGAGAACCACTTTTACTCCCTCAAATAAATTCCACTGCCTGTCAATCTCCCTCAGCTTGAAATACCCTGCTGGCTTTCCCTCCTCAAGCACCTCAATTCTTTCGTCGCCCCTCACATCATAGGAGGGCTTCACAACCCTACCATCCACGAGTACAAGACCCTTTTTCACGGCCAGCTTGGCCCTGCTCCTGCTTTCAAAGTATCCGTTCCGGAAAAGCCAGACGTCAATCCTCATCCCAGAACAGCCTTGCCCTTCCATCCACAAAAATCCCCTTGCTCTCTCCTTTCTCGCTCCACCTGATCCATTCCTCCGGTGCGTTCTTGCTCGCCCCTCCGTGGCTCGTGTGTCTTTTTCTGGCCCTCATCAGAACAGGAGTGTTCACGGCAACTCCGGCAACAATTGCCTGACCCTTAGTAAGTCCAGGCAGCTCCTCAATCATCTCCCTGCCTATGCTCTCAACACTCTTTCTTATGTTCTCCTGATCAGCCGGATTAACAATTCTCATGATTATCTGGGTCATGCACTGGCTCAGAATGTCGCTGTCTATTTTCGATGGCCTCTGACTTATCAGACACACTCCAACACCGAATTTTCTGCCCTCACTCAGTATCGTTCTCAGAACATCATAACTCCTTGAATCCTTCGAGGCGAAGCGATGTGCCTCTTCAACGATAACGAAAACAGGATAATCGAGTTTCTCTCCGTCCAGCCCCTTTTCTGCGTTTATTCTTGCCTTGAGTATCCTCTTCATGAGGGCGGAAACAAGAATTTCCTGTTCAAGATCGTTCATTTCGGTGAGCTGAAGTATGCTGGCCTGCCCCGGTTTCAGCAGGTCTTTCAGACTCATGTGCCTGTAATCATCAATAATTTCCATTTCAAGCAGATATCGCCTTATTCTCCATATCAAACCGCTTGCTGTTGACTCTGCAAGTTCCTCGTTATTCTTCATCTCCTCAATCCTGGCAATAATGTCTCCGCTCGTGAAATTTTCCCTCTCAGACAGATCCCTGTAAATCCTGTTCAGGGTCGCCTCCATTTTTTCTGTGAGATTCGGAAGGAGGTTTACGATTTCATCGTAATCAAGCTCACTGACTCTGAGCTTTATGTCCTCCCTGCCGTATATCCTGACACTTGGTCTGTAACCACCCTCCGAGAACTCGTCCAGCCCTTCGACCTCTTTGAGGGTGTGATACTCCCCATGAGGGTCGAAGACGAGGACGCTTGCCCTGTTGTAGGGCTTTAAAAGCTCCTCTACAATAACACCAGCAAGATAGCTCTTTCCACTTCCCGTTCCGGCAAGAATTGCGAGGTGTTCGCTTACAGTGAGTGAGGTGTCGAGAACTATGGGTATGTCCTCATCCCTGTTCAGCAAGAATCCCGCATGGATACTTCCAAGCTCCCCCTTTCTCTTCCTGAGCAGTGCTTCCTCGATAACGTCTTTTTCGGCAAGAAAGACTGCCTGTCCTGGTTTCGGAGGAATTCTCGGGTTGACAAAACCAAGCTCTCTGCTGTAATATCCGAGAATCACTGCCCTCATCTCGAAAAGGTCATATTCCCTGCTGGAAAGACCCAGAACCTTAAGAATCCTCCCCGGTTCGACGTCAGGGTTGGACAGATAGATGTCGGGATAGTGTCTCAGTGGCAGACGCTTCATCACTCTGCAGAGTACCTTCTTCCCCTCATGAACATAATAAACAAATTCTCCAACCTTCAGGGCTTTGCTGTCTGGGGTTATGAACCTGAACTCGTAGGGATTCTCAGCAGGACCTTTAACAATGCCCACCTTCATAAATCCACCTCTCTCATAACGCTGTACTCTATTTCGGCCAAAATCATTTCAAGAATGTCTCGCTCTTCCGGAAATAATCTGAAAAGTTTCAAAATCACAATCTTTGCCAGTTCAACGTCTTTTTTCATGAGATATGGCAGATATGGCATCCTGAATTCTCCCGAAATTGTATGGGCTTTTCGGATGTCTTCATCATTCAGGACCTCAATCTCCTCACCCACTTTCGGTACCCCCGTCAAACCACCGTTCACATCCATCAGTACCGTAAATCTCGTGTATGTCCTGGGCTGCTCGAGGTCTGGCAGAAAATTTCTCAGCCTTTCAATATCCTCGTCGCTCAGGTACTTTCCGAGCTCATCCTCTTCCTGCCTCACTTCGGAGCTTATGGAGAGAAGATTCCCGGTTTTTGCAAAAACACCTATATCGATTTCGCCTTCAGCCTCAAACTCTCTTCGCGAAATAACTTTGCACACCCTCATTCAATCACCTTGCTTATGTATTTGAATGAGATTCCAGAACTTTTTACAGCCCGCATAAACGCCCTCTTCTCACCCTCACTTATCTTTGCATACTTGTGCGCCCTTTCAAGAATGTAAGGATAGCCTTTTGTCGAACCGAGCCTGCATTCTGCCATGATGACCTTTGCAATCTCGTCCTGCATGCCCTCACACCATTCGGGAATCTCGACCCTCACAGGAAGAGATGGATTCACTTTAATATACATGGCAATCAGTGGAGAGGAAGTTCTGATTGCAGGAAGATACTCGCTGATATCGAGAAAATCGCTGAGAACGTAGCTATCATAGATTCCAAGACCGAGGTCTCTCATATAGCTTCGGTCTGCATAACCTATGACAGGAGTCTGATATTTTTCGGAGAGCATTACAAGCTCTTCAATTTCTTTTCTGTACTGCATGGAGAGCCTTTCGCTCAGCTCAGACAGATAGAGAGCAGAAAGACTCCCATCGTAAAACGCAAAATCAACCTTTTCAAGATTCTGCTTTATAATCTCGACCTCAAGCCTGAACCTCTCAAGCTCGAGGTACTGGTCAAACACAATCTTGTTCAGATATTTAACTTCAAACTCGCCTTTACCGTGATGGACTGTAATTCCGGCTGACTGTACCCCCCCGATCGGGATTCCAAACTCCTTGAGAGGAGATATCTGGCTTCCATCCGCTCCCAGTATCCTTAGCCCATCAAGCACCTCAAATTCGTCAAGACTGCCAATTATCCTCTTTTCCGCTTTGAACCTTATCTTTTCGGCTCTCAAACTCTTTGCAACCTTCACGAATTCGGGCAGATTCTCAAAGAGCTTACCCTCTTTCATACCACGCTTACCCCATTCTCCTTTCTCACCCTTATGGCGTTCTCGACCATCTCTTCAAAGGTGTCATCGTGGCTTATCACAAAAATCTGCTTGAAATCGGATATCTTTGAAATCTGCTGAGCCAGATTTCTTCTCCTATCTGCATCCATGTTCTGTGTTGGCTCATCGAGAAATATGAACGAGGTGGATGACAGAACCTTTAAAAGTGCCAGTCTGACCGCTATGGCGGCCACCATCTGCTCTCCTCCACTCATCTGCCTGAAATCTATATCTCTGCCCATATACTTTGCCCTGATTCCGTAATCTTCCTTCCATTCTATCTGCCACGAGTAATCATCCATTATCTCGCAGAAAATCCTCGTCGCATCTGCAGATATCACCTCGGAATACACCCTTGCAAGCTCAGGAACAGCTTTCCTGAAAATTTCTCTCAGATCCCTGACGAATTCAAGTTTTTTCTCTGTCTTCTCTTTTTCAGATGACAGTTTTTCAAAGTCCCTTTCAAGTTCTTCCAGTACCTCGAGTTCCCGTTCGATTCTTGAAATCATGCTCTCAATTGCTCTGATTTCTCCTGCCTTTTCATGGATACTGCTCCTCAATTTCTCAATTCTGGAGTTCAGCATATCGTACTTCTCCCTGTCAAATTTCCGGTATAGATTGGCCAGGTTATCCGTAATATGACCGTAATCCTTCTCAAGTTTTTCAATGGTCGTCTCAAGCTCCGATTTCTTTTCAAGAAGAGGCTTCTTTTCTTTTACAATCCCGCTCAGATACAGATAACGGTCGTATTTTTCCCTCAGACCCTCAACTTTACTGTTCAGCTCCCGCCTCATTCCCCTCAGCATATCGAGCCTTTTCCGCATCTCGTCATAATGCCCCAGACTTACTCGTAGCTCCAAAACACGCCTGTGAATGTCTGCAAGTTCCCTGACCTTTAATTCAACCTCCTCCCTGAGTCTTTCAAGTACGGCAAGTTCCTTCTGGCTGCCCTCAACATTCTCAAGCTCTTTTACCACTTCATCCTTCCCAGAAATTATCCCTTCAAGCGAGCGAATGTTCCTCCGCTCTTCCTCAAGCTTTTCTCTGAGAGATCCAATCTCCTCAGAGAGCTCATCTTCCTTCTCAAGCTTCTGAGTTATAAGAGAGAGCCTCTTTTCAATCTCAATTTTCTTTGAAACGAGTTCTTCTGCCTTTGCAAGTTTTTTACGAATGTCCTCCATCTTCTTGGTAAGCTCCTCAAGTTCCCTCTCCTGCTTCACTCTCTCCCCCCTGACTCTTTCACAGCTTTCATTCAGAATTGGACACACACCCGACCCGATTTTCTCAATGGTCTTTTCGAGTGTGTTCTTTCTCTGCTCTAAGTTCCCCAGCACCTCTCTCAGCCTATCTCTTTTCTCCTCTATCCCTTCCAGCCTGTTCAGAGCTTTAAGCAGCTGTTCTCTTGCACTTCTGGTTTTTTTGATATCTTCAAGCTCAGATTCAAGTTTTTTCAGCCTTTCCCGGTAATCGTCAACAATTCTGATCTTGCTTTTCAGCTCGCTTTCAGCCCTCTCAATCTCATTAAGCTTGTTCTTCAGCGTTTCCTCAATCGAAG
It encodes:
- a CDS encoding methylated-DNA--[protein]-cysteine S-methyltransferase, which produces MRTLTSETIVVEWSWNFVARLKDGMVLEAWFTGESVEESVESEFAYNLKKRLERYFKGRAVDFDDVNVRYPTPFSERVLRVVRSIPFGMVESYSSIAEKVGTSPRAVGVALRMNLVPVIVPCHRVVSKAGIGGYSQGEGIKKALLELESKFHGKL
- a CDS encoding nicotinamide-nucleotide adenylyltransferase translates to MRAFFIGRFQPYHLGHHEVLREIFSEVDEVVIGIGSAQESHTIENPFTAGERIMMVDRAVGEIKDPGQKVYIVPLEDVYRNSLWVSHVVSMTPYFDVIYSNNPLVIRLFREAGFEVRRTRMFNRMEYHGTEIRRRMISGERWEDLVPKPVVEVIEEIDGVRRIREIANTDF
- the tes gene encoding tetraether lipid synthase Tes; its protein translation is MSKVDYLTKSLCPECLRIIDARVYEENGRVTISKTCPDHGDFEDVYWGDSRMFSRAMKYAHDGHGIETPTVDGFDCPFTCGLCVGHKSHTALLNIVLTNRCDLACWYCFFYAKKAGYVYEPTIDQIVEIVRKAKNMKPVGANAVQLTGGEPTLRDDLVDIIRAIKAEGIDHIQLNSNGVRLARDPDLALKLREAGVNTLYLSFDGVDPETNQKNHYDVPGVLENCRKANLGVVLVPTVIRGVNDNQLGDIIRFGFDNIDIVRGVNFQPVSITGSVPRKEREKIRITIPDAIKKIEEQTGGEIAREDFYPVPSVSPISHFVEAITGNPQYELTTHFACGMATYVFKIDGKMVPITRIVDVEGLFEYLNEKAEEIGKSRMKTIRTLKGIIDLRKFVDSSKAPFDLSRILFDILVRHDYSSLGKFHMDALFIGMMHFMDLYNYDISRVRRCEIHYGTPDGRIIPFCAFNVIPEVYRDKIQAKYGIPIEEWESRTGRKLQDDIVRVVRKKT
- a CDS encoding CDP-2,3-bis-(O-geranylgeranyl)-sn-glycerol synthase is translated as MLEILLTAIWILLPAYTPNNFAVITGGGKPIDLGKNFVDGRRILGNGKTFRGFLGGLAGGLLTGVIQYRIELLFGFSVFSAIPFLSALQLFFLLSFGSLLGDIAGSFIKRRIGIERGDKAPLLDQLDFLVVAYLMATLHESFWEIFTPETIVAGIIITPLLHRLINYMAYLLRLKNVPW
- a CDS encoding cation diffusion facilitator family transporter, translating into MNPYRVLAVGIVANIGIAAIKIITGILYSSLALISDGIHSISDILGTSIGYIGVRISSKPPDKTHPFGHSRFEPLFAFIIGVILILTAYEIGREALKRISSAEFIQVNEIMLGVVIFSIVSKEALTQYTLRAGKRLNNQILIADAYHHRSDVLSSIAVLAGLLFQKFGFIYGDSLAGIAVAAMIAKAAFEIMEKNIHYLTGMCPAEETLEKIKDAAESVDGVEGIHDLRAHYVGKDLQVDIHIEVSEDKTLKEAHDIGTEVKKRLREIEEVGEAFVHIDISGENDGKI
- a CDS encoding Rid family detoxifying hydrolase, with product MKRINSEDVPKAGPYSHAVEAGKLIFLSGQIPPDDVKNAEFEEKVEKTLKNVGKILASAGADFSQVVKVTVYLRDVSKFGRFNEIYRQYFPHEPARSVVEVSALPKDAELMIEVIALKED
- the hisF gene encoding imidazole glycerol phosphate synthase subunit HisF, with translation MLTKRIIPCLDVTLDEKGARVVKGVEFVNLRDAGDPVEMAKRYDEEGADELVFLDITASAHGRKTMVDVVERTAEEVFIPFTVGGGIKSVEDINLMLSSGADKVSINTSAVKNPELVRESARIFGSQCIVVAIDCRRNFDLSRGKYVVELEDGSEAWYEVVIYGGRKPTGIDAVEWAKKVEELGAGEILLTSMNRDGTKDGYDIPITRKISEEVSIPVIASGGAGKPGHFLEAFEDGMADAALAASVFHFREIGIAELKKYLSENGVAVRL
- a CDS encoding acylphosphatase; this translates as MKRLKIHVSGVVQGVGFRYFTRQRANELGIRGYVANLPDGRVLVVAEGDEKTLDKFISALKEGPRLAKVTGLEIEEEDYTGEFDKFEVRY
- a CDS encoding DUF302 domain-containing protein, with protein sequence MLGYKKTVNLSFEEAVRKAREKLAENGFGILCEIDVRKTIKEKTGEDFDNYIILGACNPHYASQALRADRDFGLLMPCNVVVYEENGRVVVSAVAPLKLAEQFGNEEVMEVASTVEEKLKKVIDSI
- a CDS encoding DUF190 domain-containing protein is translated as MREGILLRIYIGESDRYEGKPLYRYIVEFCRKEGIAGTTVLRGMLGYGKSSVIHNSSILRLSADLPVVIEIVDDVDKIERIKPMLAEIVREGLITEERVKIISYTGREEG
- the crcB gene encoding fluoride efflux transporter CrcB yields the protein MKRETFISLTISRLDVLPAYVALGGMFGALARYVLSGLIQNGRYFPAGTLGVNVIGSFFLGFFMFSSEYFGLFSQEVRAFIAIGFLGSFTTMSTFSYESFRLLSEGNLIYFLANVLLNVAGCIAAVYAGRAFALALWRMVM
- a CDS encoding S4 domain-containing protein, producing the protein MRIDVWLFRNGYFESRSRAKLAVKKGLVLVDGRVVKPSYDVRGDERIEVLEEGKPAGYFKLREIDRQWNLFEGVKVVLDLGSSAGGFLMYASERAGTVIGIEFSREFEEALRNVGRERKNIRVFIADAFSFDISLLPEIDLILCDLTLEPDSSLKALSRFLPKLRKGGRILFVSKGKEAKFDGFRVLRVMRAEEKREWYYLLEVV
- a CDS encoding ATP-binding protein gives rise to the protein MKVGIVKGPAENPYEFRFITPDSKALKVGEFVYYVHEGKKVLCRVMKRLPLRHYPDIYLSNPDVEPGRILKVLGLSSREYDLFEMRAVILGYYSRELGFVNPRIPPKPGQAVFLAEKDVIEEALLRKRKGELGSIHAGFLLNRDEDIPIVLDTSLTVSEHLAILAGTGSGKSYLAGVIVEELLKPYNRASVLVFDPHGEYHTLKEVEGLDEFSEGGYRPSVRIYGREDIKLRVSELDYDEIVNLLPNLTEKMEATLNRIYRDLSERENFTSGDIIARIEEMKNNEELAESTASGLIWRIRRYLLEMEIIDDYRHMSLKDLLKPGQASILQLTEMNDLEQEILVSALMKRILKARINAEKGLDGEKLDYPVFVIVEEAHRFASKDSRSYDVLRTILSEGRKFGVGVCLISQRPSKIDSDILSQCMTQIIMRIVNPADQENIRKSVESIGREMIEELPGLTKGQAIVAGVAVNTPVLMRARKRHTSHGGASKNAPEEWIRWSEKGESKGIFVDGRARLFWDED
- a CDS encoding DNA double-strand break repair nuclease NurA produces the protein MKEGKLFENLPEFVKVAKSLRAEKIRFKAEKRIIGSLDEFEVLDGLRILGADGSQISPLKEFGIPIGGVQSAGITVHHGKGEFEVKYLNKIVFDQYLELERFRLEVEIIKQNLEKVDFAFYDGSLSALYLSELSERLSMQYRKEIEELVMLSEKYQTPVIGYADRSYMRDLGLGIYDSYVLSDFLDISEYLPAIRTSSPLIAMYIKVNPSLPVRVEIPEWCEGMQDEIAKVIMAECRLGSTKGYPYILERAHKYAKISEGEKRAFMRAVKSSGISFKYISKVIE